One genomic segment of Rhizobium sp. 11515TR includes these proteins:
- the nrdE gene encoding class 1b ribonucleoside-diphosphate reductase subunit alpha, producing the protein MLNLYDEHEKIQLDKDRLAAKQYFLQHVNQNTVFFHNLREKLDYLVTEGYYEQEVLDQYSFNFVRDLFDHAYAKKFRFPTFLGAFKYYTSYTLKTFDGKRYLERYEDRICMVALTLAQGSEQIARDLVDEIISGRFQPATPTFLNAGKKQRGELVSCFLLRVEDNMESIGRAINSALQLSKRGGGVALSLTNIREAGAPIKHIENQSSGIIPVMKLLEDSFSYANQLGARQGAGAVYLNAHHPDIMRFLDTKRENADEKIRIKTLSLGVVIPDITFELAKNNEDMYLFSPYDVERVYGVPLTEISVTEKYREMVADSRIRKKKIKAREFFQVIAEIQFESGYPYIMFEDTVNRANPVAGRITMSNLCSEILQVSEASAYNDDLSYKHMGKDISCNLGSLNIAAAMDSPDFGKTIEMSIRALTAVSDMSHISSVPSIEKGNDESHAIGLGQMNLHGYLARERIFYGSEEGVDFTNIYFYTVTYHAIRASNLLAVERGQSFKGFENSKYASGEYFDKYTEQEWRPVTERVAEIFEKAGIAIPTQEDWQNLRKAVMEGGLYNQNLQAVPPTGSISYINHSTSSIHPIVSKIEIRKEGKIGRVYYPAAFMTNDNLDYYQDAYEIGPEKIIDTYAAATQHVDQGLSLTLFFRDTATTRDINKAQIYAWKKGIKTIYYIRLRQMALEGTQVQGCVSCTL; encoded by the coding sequence TCCAGCTCGACAAGGACCGCCTGGCGGCCAAGCAGTACTTCCTGCAGCACGTCAACCAGAACACGGTCTTCTTCCATAACCTGAGGGAAAAACTCGATTATCTAGTGACGGAAGGCTACTACGAGCAGGAGGTGCTGGATCAGTATTCCTTCAATTTCGTGCGCGATCTCTTCGACCACGCTTATGCGAAGAAGTTCCGTTTTCCGACCTTCCTCGGCGCCTTCAAATACTACACCAGCTACACGCTGAAGACCTTCGATGGAAAGCGCTATCTTGAGCGTTATGAAGACCGTATCTGCATGGTCGCACTGACGCTGGCGCAGGGCAGCGAGCAGATTGCGCGCGATCTGGTGGACGAGATTATCTCCGGCCGCTTCCAGCCGGCAACACCGACCTTCCTCAATGCCGGCAAGAAGCAGCGCGGAGAGCTGGTCTCCTGCTTCCTGCTGCGTGTCGAAGACAATATGGAATCGATCGGCCGCGCCATTAACTCGGCTCTGCAGCTTTCGAAACGCGGCGGAGGCGTGGCGCTATCGCTCACCAACATCCGTGAGGCCGGCGCACCCATCAAGCATATCGAGAACCAGTCGTCCGGCATCATTCCCGTCATGAAGCTGCTGGAAGACTCCTTCTCCTACGCCAACCAGCTTGGCGCGCGGCAAGGGGCGGGCGCCGTCTACCTGAACGCTCACCATCCCGACATCATGCGCTTCCTCGATACCAAACGCGAAAATGCCGACGAGAAGATCCGCATCAAGACACTGTCGCTCGGCGTGGTCATTCCGGACATTACTTTCGAGCTCGCGAAGAACAACGAGGATATGTACCTATTCTCGCCCTATGACGTGGAGCGCGTCTATGGCGTGCCGCTCACCGAGATTTCGGTGACGGAGAAGTATCGCGAGATGGTGGCCGACAGCCGCATCCGCAAAAAGAAGATCAAGGCGCGCGAATTCTTCCAGGTGATCGCCGAAATCCAGTTCGAGAGCGGCTATCCCTACATCATGTTCGAGGATACGGTGAACCGCGCCAATCCGGTTGCCGGCCGCATCACCATGAGCAATCTCTGCTCGGAAATCTTGCAGGTCAGCGAAGCCAGCGCATACAACGATGACCTGTCCTACAAGCATATGGGCAAGGACATCTCCTGCAATCTCGGTTCTCTGAATATTGCTGCAGCAATGGACAGCCCGGATTTCGGCAAGACGATCGAAATGTCGATCCGTGCGCTGACGGCTGTTTCCGACATGAGCCATATCTCCTCCGTACCCTCGATCGAAAAGGGTAATGACGAAAGCCATGCGATCGGCCTCGGTCAGATGAACCTGCACGGTTATCTCGCCCGCGAGCGCATTTTCTACGGCTCGGAAGAAGGTGTCGATTTCACCAATATCTATTTCTACACAGTGACCTACCACGCCATTCGCGCCTCGAACCTGCTTGCGGTCGAGCGCGGCCAGAGCTTCAAGGGCTTCGAGAATTCGAAATACGCTTCCGGCGAATATTTTGACAAATATACTGAGCAGGAATGGAGGCCAGTGACCGAGCGCGTCGCGGAAATCTTCGAAAAGGCGGGTATTGCCATCCCCACGCAGGAAGATTGGCAGAATCTGAGAAAAGCTGTCATGGAGGGCGGGCTCTATAACCAGAACCTGCAGGCCGTGCCGCCGACGGGCTCGATCTCCTACATCAACCACTCGACCTCCTCGATCCACCCGATCGTCTCCAAGATCGAGATTCGCAAGGAAGGCAAGATCGGCCGCGTCTATTATCCGGCCGCCTTCATGACGAACGACAATCTCGATTACTATCAGGACGCCTACGAGATTGGGCCTGAAAAGATCATCGACACCTACGCCGCGGCCACCCAGCATGTCGACCAGGGCCTGTCGCTGACGCTGTTCTTCCGCGACACTGCAACCACGCGCGATATCAACAAGGCGCAGATCTACGCCTGGAAGAAGGGCATCAAGACCATCTACTACATCCGGCTTCGCCAGATGGCGCTCGAAGGCACGCAGGTTCAGGGCTGCGTTTCCTGCACGCTCTGA
- the nrdF gene encoding class 1b ribonucleoside-diphosphate reductase subunit beta: protein MNMQFKPANRVRAINWNRIEDDKDLEVWNRLTGNFWLPEKVPLSNDIQSWATLKPEEQQLTIRVFTGLTLLDTIQNGVGAVKLMADAATPHEEAVLSNISFMEAVHARSYSSIFSTLCLTPDVDDAYRWSEENEFLQKKSTLIMEQYSSGDPLRKKVASVFLESFLFYSGFYLPMFWSSRAKLTNTADMIRLIIRDEAVHGYYIGYKFQRGLERLSEECRQEIKDFAFDLLLELYDNEAKYTEALYDGVGLTEDVKKFLHYNANKALMNLGYEALFPTEACEVNPAILSALSPNADENHDFFSGSGSSYVIGKAVATEDEDWNF, encoded by the coding sequence ATGAACATGCAATTCAAGCCGGCAAACCGCGTTCGCGCCATCAATTGGAACCGCATCGAGGACGACAAGGATCTTGAGGTCTGGAACCGTCTGACCGGCAATTTCTGGCTGCCGGAAAAGGTGCCCTTGTCGAACGACATTCAATCCTGGGCGACACTCAAGCCTGAGGAGCAGCAGCTCACCATCCGCGTCTTCACCGGTCTGACGCTGCTCGACACGATCCAGAACGGCGTCGGCGCCGTCAAGCTGATGGCCGATGCCGCCACCCCGCATGAAGAAGCGGTGCTGTCGAACATCTCGTTCATGGAGGCGGTGCACGCGCGCTCTTATTCGTCGATCTTCTCGACGCTCTGCCTGACGCCCGATGTCGACGATGCCTATCGCTGGTCGGAAGAGAACGAGTTCCTGCAGAAGAAATCGACGCTGATCATGGAGCAGTATTCTTCCGGAGATCCCCTACGGAAAAAGGTCGCCAGCGTCTTCCTTGAAAGCTTTCTATTTTATTCCGGCTTCTATCTGCCGATGTTCTGGTCGAGCCGCGCCAAGCTCACCAACACCGCCGACATGATCCGTCTCATTATCCGTGATGAAGCCGTGCATGGCTATTACATCGGCTACAAGTTCCAGCGCGGGCTTGAGCGGCTTTCGGAAGAGTGCAGGCAGGAGATCAAGGATTTCGCCTTCGATCTGCTGCTGGAGCTTTATGACAATGAAGCGAAGTACACCGAAGCGCTCTATGACGGAGTCGGTCTGACCGAGGACGTCAAGAAGTTCCTGCATTACAACGCCAACAAGGCACTGATGAATCTCGGCTATGAGGCCCTTTTTCCGACCGAAGCCTGCGAGGTCAATCCGGCCATCCTTTCGGCGCTGTCTCCGAATGCGGATGAGAACCACGACTTCTTCTCCGGCTCCGGCTCGTCCTATGTGATCGGCAAGGCTGTCGCCACCGAGGATGAGGACTGGAATTTCTGA
- a CDS encoding HU family DNA-binding protein, protein MTTTNEIADKIAADHKLTKVQSKAIVEAVFAAITGAATSGAETSIPGFGKFKVKDTPAREARNPGTGATIKVAASKKLAFTPAKALKDALNK, encoded by the coding sequence ATGACCACCACCAATGAAATCGCAGACAAGATCGCTGCAGACCACAAGCTTACCAAAGTCCAGAGTAAGGCGATTGTCGAAGCCGTCTTTGCAGCCATTACCGGAGCCGCAACATCCGGCGCCGAAACCTCGATCCCGGGCTTTGGCAAGTTCAAAGTCAAGGATACGCCGGCGCGCGAAGCACGCAATCCGGGAACGGGCGCAACCATCAAGGTTGCCGCATCGAAGAAGCTCGCCTTCACGCCGGCCAAGGCGTTGAAGGATGCGCTGAACAAGTAA
- a CDS encoding Tim44 domain-containing protein — MFSAVPRFAKIAAIVVVAAASSVATFDAADARRAGSSGFGSRGTRTFDTPAITRTAPTQAAPIDRSMTQRPQQQTTTQPPLGAPQRPGLFGGFGGSMIGGLIAGGLLGMMLGHGFGGGVGFLGMLLQIGLIVLLIGFAMRFFANRQRTQYAAPGSGTSYNMNPMNNARASPRPSFSIPSIGGGAAAAPKARQANDEIGLQQADLDRFEHLLTEIQSAYGKEDYATLRRLTTPEAMSYLAEELGENATSGVRNSVSDVRLLQGDIAEAWREGNAEYATLAMRYSSIDAMVDRATGKLVDGDDRNPSETTELWTFVRKPGSDWTLSAIQGTELH; from the coding sequence ATGTTCAGTGCAGTACCGCGTTTCGCCAAGATTGCAGCCATCGTCGTCGTTGCCGCCGCTTCGTCCGTGGCGACCTTTGATGCCGCCGACGCGCGTCGGGCTGGATCCAGCGGCTTCGGAAGCCGCGGAACGCGCACCTTTGATACACCGGCCATAACGCGGACGGCGCCTACGCAGGCTGCCCCGATCGACCGGTCGATGACGCAGCGGCCGCAGCAGCAGACAACGACGCAGCCGCCGCTCGGCGCGCCACAGCGTCCAGGCCTTTTCGGCGGCTTTGGCGGATCGATGATCGGTGGCCTGATCGCCGGTGGGCTGCTTGGCATGATGCTGGGTCACGGTTTTGGCGGCGGTGTCGGCTTCCTCGGCATGCTGCTGCAGATCGGTCTGATCGTGTTGCTGATCGGTTTTGCCATGCGTTTCTTTGCAAATCGCCAGCGGACGCAATATGCAGCACCGGGATCCGGCACGTCCTACAATATGAATCCGATGAACAACGCACGTGCTTCCCCGCGCCCTTCCTTCTCCATTCCGTCTATCGGTGGTGGAGCGGCAGCCGCGCCGAAGGCGCGCCAAGCGAATGACGAGATCGGGTTGCAGCAGGCCGATCTCGATCGCTTCGAGCACCTTCTGACAGAAATCCAGTCGGCCTATGGCAAGGAAGACTATGCTACGCTGCGCCGGCTGACGACGCCGGAGGCGATGTCCTACCTCGCCGAAGAACTTGGGGAAAACGCGACCAGCGGCGTACGCAACAGCGTTTCCGACGTCCGCCTGCTGCAAGGCGATATCGCTGAGGCGTGGCGCGAGGGCAATGCCGAATATGCGACGCTTGCCATGCGCTATTCGAGCATCGACGCGATGGTCGATCGTGCGACCGGGAAACTCGTCGACGGCGACGACCGCAATCCCTCGGAAACGACGGAACTCTGGACCTTCGTGCGCAAGCCCGGTTCGGACTGGACGCTTTCAGCAATCCAGGGAACGGAACTGCACTAA
- a CDS encoding class I fructose-bisphosphate aldolase, protein MKSARLNRLFGVSGNCFDVAIDHGMFNERTFLAGIEDMRTAIRVIADAAPDAIQLPPGTAPILQAIPGKHRPALVLRTDIANIYGNPLPSALFSEMIDRGVEQAVALDAACVVVNLLMLPDQPEVYRACVRNVNSLKRECEIYGMPLMVEPLVMQDNSKGAYMVDGAIDKILPLVRQAAELGADIIKADPCDNVQEYHRVIEIAQGLPVLVRGGGRVSDQEILSRTKQLMEQGARGIVYGRNVIQHNNPAGMTRALMAIVHEEASVEDASRHLA, encoded by the coding sequence ATGAAATCCGCGCGGCTCAACCGCCTGTTCGGCGTGTCCGGAAATTGCTTCGACGTCGCCATCGATCATGGCATGTTCAATGAACGGACCTTTCTCGCCGGCATCGAGGATATGAGAACAGCGATCAGGGTCATTGCTGATGCTGCGCCCGATGCCATTCAGCTTCCGCCAGGTACCGCGCCTATTCTGCAGGCAATCCCCGGCAAGCATCGTCCGGCTCTAGTGCTGCGGACCGATATCGCCAATATCTATGGCAATCCGCTGCCCTCGGCACTGTTTTCCGAGATGATCGACCGGGGCGTGGAACAGGCGGTGGCGCTCGATGCCGCCTGTGTCGTCGTCAACCTTCTGATGCTGCCGGATCAGCCGGAGGTCTATCGCGCCTGTGTGCGCAACGTGAACAGCCTGAAGCGCGAATGCGAGATTTACGGCATGCCGCTGATGGTCGAGCCGCTGGTCATGCAGGATAATTCCAAGGGTGCCTATATGGTCGATGGTGCGATCGACAAGATCCTGCCGCTGGTGCGTCAGGCCGCCGAACTCGGCGCCGACATTATCAAGGCCGACCCTTGTGACAATGTTCAGGAATACCACCGCGTCATCGAGATCGCCCAAGGCTTGCCGGTGCTCGTGCGCGGCGGCGGACGCGTCTCGGATCAGGAGATACTTTCACGCACGAAACAGCTGATGGAGCAGGGCGCCCGCGGCATCGTCTATGGCCGCAACGTCATCCAGCACAACAATCCCGCTGGCATGACGCGCGCCCTGATGGCGATCGTCCATGAGGAGGCTTCCGTCGAAGACGCCTCGCGGCATCTCGCCTGA
- a CDS encoding Gfo/Idh/MocA family protein, translated as MKKVFRFGVIGCGLMGREFASAAARWLHLADMRARPEILAVCDTNPALLDWFKDNVPSVRQFTGDYKELLANPDVDAVYCAVPHVLHQQFYVDILKAGKHLLGEKPFGMDAAQNREIMAVLAENPKLLIRCSSEMPFFPGAQKVIALAESGEMGDILEVEAGFLHSSDIDRQKPINWKRMADINGEYGCMGDLGMHVLHVPLRLGWRPQTLHAQLVKKITERPDGKGGMVPCTTWDNATISTRVNAGGQDFPMVLKTWRIAPGEANTWYIRILGMKKSAFFTTKAPRQWQWMDYNGGAQAWSTEDLGYGSLFPAITGKIFEFGFADAIQQMWAAFVDELAGGNANGFACATPEEAQAHHAVLTAALKSGRENIVVPVDYEGATT; from the coding sequence ATGAAGAAGGTATTCCGCTTCGGCGTCATCGGCTGCGGCCTGATGGGGCGCGAATTCGCAAGCGCTGCGGCGCGCTGGCTGCATCTTGCCGACATGAGGGCGCGGCCGGAAATCCTTGCCGTCTGCGATACCAATCCCGCGCTTCTCGACTGGTTTAAGGACAATGTGCCATCAGTCCGGCAGTTCACCGGCGATTATAAGGAGCTGCTGGCCAATCCGGATGTCGATGCGGTTTATTGCGCAGTGCCGCATGTACTGCACCAGCAGTTCTATGTCGACATTCTGAAGGCCGGAAAGCATCTGCTTGGCGAAAAGCCGTTCGGCATGGATGCGGCACAGAACCGCGAGATCATGGCGGTGCTTGCCGAGAACCCGAAGCTTCTGATTCGCTGCTCGTCGGAAATGCCCTTCTTTCCTGGGGCGCAGAAGGTCATCGCGCTCGCCGAAAGCGGCGAGATGGGCGATATTCTCGAGGTCGAGGCCGGCTTCCTGCACTCCTCCGATATCGACAGGCAGAAGCCGATCAACTGGAAGCGCATGGCCGATATCAACGGCGAATACGGCTGCATGGGCGATCTCGGCATGCATGTCCTGCATGTGCCCCTGCGGCTCGGCTGGCGCCCGCAGACGCTGCATGCGCAACTGGTCAAGAAGATCACGGAGCGCCCGGATGGCAAGGGCGGCATGGTACCGTGTACGACCTGGGACAATGCGACGATCAGCACGCGCGTCAACGCGGGTGGCCAGGATTTTCCGATGGTGCTGAAGACCTGGCGGATCGCACCGGGCGAGGCCAATACCTGGTACATCCGCATCCTCGGCATGAAGAAGAGTGCCTTCTTCACCACGAAAGCGCCGCGGCAGTGGCAGTGGATGGACTATAATGGCGGCGCGCAGGCCTGGAGCACTGAAGATTTGGGATATGGTTCGCTCTTCCCGGCGATAACAGGCAAGATTTTCGAGTTCGGCTTCGCCGATGCCATCCAGCAAATGTGGGCCGCCTTCGTCGATGAACTGGCCGGCGGAAACGCCAATGGCTTTGCCTGTGCGACGCCCGAAGAAGCGCAGGCGCATCACGCAGTACTGACGGCGGCACTGAAATCCGGCCGTGAAAATATCGTCGTACCGGTCGATTACGAAGGAGCGACCACCTGA
- a CDS encoding D-lyxose/D-mannose family sugar isomerase yields the protein MKRSEINEALRRASKTLDHWRWSLPEWGYWTAADFAANPEAARYLRAHQLGWDVTDFGSGRFAECGLVLFCLRNGIVGVEGERTYAEKLLFVEEGQVTPTHRHQAKMEDIINRAGGDLVIEFAATDAEGNVLRDDVTVPVDGLPKKLTAWEPLVLSPGQSVTIPTGLYHRFYGRKGGGPVFVGEVSQVNDDNSDNYFLEPIGRFAAIEEDEPPLRPLWNEAGN from the coding sequence ATGAAGCGCTCCGAAATCAACGAAGCGCTGCGGCGCGCAAGCAAAACTCTAGACCATTGGCGCTGGTCGCTGCCGGAATGGGGTTATTGGACTGCGGCGGATTTCGCCGCCAATCCGGAGGCGGCGCGCTATTTGCGTGCCCATCAGCTGGGGTGGGACGTCACGGATTTCGGCTCCGGCCGTTTTGCCGAATGCGGCCTCGTGCTCTTCTGCCTGCGCAACGGCATCGTCGGTGTCGAAGGCGAGCGCACCTATGCCGAGAAGCTGCTTTTCGTCGAGGAAGGGCAGGTCACGCCGACCCATCGCCATCAAGCGAAGATGGAGGATATCATCAACAGGGCCGGCGGCGATCTCGTCATCGAATTCGCCGCGACCGACGCCGAAGGCAATGTACTGCGGGACGACGTGACCGTCCCGGTCGACGGCTTGCCGAAAAAACTTACGGCATGGGAGCCGTTGGTTCTTTCTCCTGGCCAGAGCGTGACAATTCCCACCGGGCTCTATCATCGCTTCTATGGCCGCAAAGGCGGCGGTCCGGTCTTCGTCGGCGAAGTCAGCCAGGTCAATGACGACAATAGCGACAATTACTTTCTGGAGCCGATCGGGCGCTTCGCGGCGATCGAGGAGGATGAACCGCCTCTCAGGCCTCTATGGAATGAGGCAGGTAACTGA
- a CDS encoding carbohydrate kinase family protein has translation MRTGEEVRDGEKKDKGGIVCAGNFIVDRVHTLSYWPEQGNLAHILHQDVGVGGGAANVVTDLASLGFPGKLAAAGCIGADIDGEIVKTRLQSAGIDVSGLRERPDRATAHTHVMNVPGQNRTFFYHGGANDAVTDTLISPATFANAGYRLFYLGYLMLLPGLDGIDVDGRSGASRLLEAARNAGLTTCVDFVSSEDPEFAAKVGAALPYCDYLIINEIEAGRATGVTVRGTAGELNQAALLAAGERLLAAGVAKGAIIHAPEICFWFASGAKPIISRSRPVEPADIVSTVGAGDAFCAAVLYGLHEDWPVERICAVAHAAAARCLGGATATDGIPDMAALLEDVKEMQPVCA, from the coding sequence ATGCGAACCGGGGAGGAGGTTCGCGACGGCGAAAAGAAAGACAAGGGAGGCATAGTCTGCGCGGGAAACTTCATCGTCGACCGTGTCCATACGCTGTCCTACTGGCCCGAGCAGGGTAATCTCGCCCATATCCTGCATCAGGATGTGGGAGTCGGGGGAGGGGCAGCCAATGTCGTCACCGATCTCGCCTCCCTCGGCTTTCCCGGAAAGCTCGCCGCCGCCGGCTGTATCGGCGCGGACATCGATGGAGAGATCGTCAAGACCCGACTTCAGAGCGCCGGCATCGATGTAAGCGGTCTGCGGGAGCGTCCGGACCGCGCAACAGCCCATACGCATGTCATGAACGTGCCGGGGCAGAACCGCACTTTCTTCTATCACGGCGGTGCCAATGATGCGGTGACAGACACGCTCATCTCGCCCGCGACCTTTGCCAATGCCGGCTATCGGCTGTTTTATCTCGGCTATCTGATGCTTCTGCCTGGTCTCGACGGGATCGATGTGGATGGCCGATCCGGAGCATCGCGCCTTCTGGAGGCCGCGCGCAATGCCGGCCTGACCACCTGCGTCGATTTCGTCTCCAGCGAGGATCCGGAGTTTGCGGCGAAGGTTGGCGCGGCGCTGCCCTATTGCGATTACCTTATCATCAATGAAATCGAAGCAGGGCGAGCAACCGGCGTGACCGTACGGGGCACCGCAGGGGAGTTGAACCAGGCCGCACTTCTGGCAGCCGGCGAACGGTTGCTGGCGGCAGGCGTTGCAAAGGGTGCAATCATTCACGCCCCGGAAATCTGCTTCTGGTTTGCTTCGGGCGCAAAGCCGATTATCTCACGCTCCCGACCGGTCGAGCCGGCTGATATTGTCAGCACTGTCGGCGCGGGCGATGCTTTCTGCGCCGCTGTGCTTTACGGTCTGCATGAAGATTGGCCCGTCGAGCGCATCTGCGCTGTTGCGCATGCCGCCGCCGCCCGTTGCCTCGGAGGAGCGACTGCGACCGACGGCATCCCCGACATGGCGGCACTTCTGGAGGATGTGAAGGAGATGCAGCCCGTCTGTGCCTAG
- a CDS encoding zinc-dependent alcohol dehydrogenase family protein: MRAVRLEAIGDMTIRMVEKPSAGPGEIIVRALAAGICGSDRHMYKGEYPTAIPVTLGHEFCGLVEEVGEGVSSFVGGELVTVDPNIACGTCPACRRGRPNLCANLTAIGVTRDGGFAEYVVVPCGQAFILPADLDPVHGAFCEPLACCIHAIDKAQIRPGDSVAILGGGVIGLLMVQLARLAGADQIILITRQLSRREAALRLGATQALDPTATDAVAAVRDATGGGVDVVIECAGVPETLQTGVQMVRRGGAFILFGVTPAGFEVPVLPFDLLVNEVEIRPAYLNPFTHARAAAMVASGILELDSLVTKTIGLEDVASVVGSAPLAGEIKVIVRP, translated from the coding sequence ATGAGGGCAGTCCGTTTGGAAGCGATCGGCGATATGACCATACGCATGGTCGAGAAGCCGAGCGCCGGGCCGGGAGAGATCATCGTTCGGGCTCTCGCCGCCGGCATCTGTGGCTCCGATCGGCACATGTACAAGGGCGAATATCCGACGGCGATCCCGGTGACCTTGGGCCACGAGTTTTGCGGCCTCGTCGAAGAGGTGGGTGAGGGTGTTTCGTCCTTTGTGGGCGGGGAACTCGTAACGGTCGATCCGAATATTGCCTGCGGCACATGCCCCGCCTGTCGGCGCGGGCGGCCGAATCTCTGCGCCAACCTCACGGCTATCGGCGTGACGCGCGATGGCGGCTTTGCCGAATATGTCGTAGTTCCCTGCGGACAGGCGTTCATACTGCCTGCGGATCTCGATCCCGTTCATGGCGCCTTCTGCGAGCCGCTAGCCTGCTGCATTCATGCCATCGACAAGGCACAAATCCGTCCGGGCGACAGCGTCGCCATATTGGGCGGTGGTGTCATTGGCCTGCTCATGGTCCAACTGGCGCGCCTCGCAGGCGCTGATCAGATCATCCTGATCACGAGGCAGCTGTCACGGCGGGAAGCAGCTTTGCGCCTGGGTGCAACACAGGCCCTCGATCCGACGGCGACCGATGCCGTTGCCGCCGTGCGGGATGCTACCGGCGGGGGCGTCGATGTCGTCATAGAATGCGCCGGTGTGCCCGAGACGCTGCAGACGGGCGTGCAGATGGTGCGACGCGGCGGCGCTTTCATTCTCTTTGGTGTGACGCCGGCAGGCTTCGAAGTGCCCGTTCTACCGTTCGATCTGCTCGTCAACGAAGTCGAGATCAGGCCAGCCTATCTCAATCCCTTCACCCATGCTCGCGCCGCCGCCATGGTGGCAAGCGGGATTCTGGAGCTGGATTCGCTTGTTACGAAGACGATCGGCCTTGAAGATGTTGCAAGCGTGGTTGGCAGCGCGCCGTTGGCTGGTGAAATCAAGGTCATCGTCCGTCCCTGA
- a CDS encoding LacI family DNA-binding transcriptional regulator: MTTSIRHIAKLAGTSVSSVSRVLNNSGYASPELRERVESAIRTLNYTPSKGARMLRGAPSRMIGLMLPSIDVPFFGILAHAIEQELFQRGYQTLICSTAENMEHEARYISMLLSQRVDGVIVASAFGSTEHFEALHEAHIPIVAIDRELPGIAGDAVMADHEEGGRMMARHLIELGHRKIGIVGAPAHSQPVQLRLRGIKEEMAERGIAPPAIFMAEEHSFAATYPLAKQLVASRPEMTGIIGTTDISAIATIHAVQDHGFSVPRDYSVIGFDDLPEAAYVFPRLTTIAQPIRGVGEQAVRQLEALIDEDQVDGERRMNTFIKVPVTLIRRDSTGPVRT, from the coding sequence GTGACGACCAGCATCAGACATATCGCCAAGCTTGCAGGAACGTCGGTCTCGTCGGTCTCGCGGGTGCTGAACAATAGCGGCTATGCCTCTCCGGAACTGCGGGAGCGCGTTGAATCTGCCATCCGCACGCTCAACTACACCCCGAGCAAAGGTGCGCGCATGCTGCGCGGCGCGCCGAGCCGGATGATAGGGTTGATGCTGCCGTCGATCGACGTGCCCTTTTTCGGCATTCTTGCCCACGCAATCGAGCAGGAATTGTTCCAGCGCGGTTATCAGACCTTGATATGCAGCACCGCCGAAAACATGGAGCACGAAGCGCGCTATATTTCCATGCTGCTGTCGCAGCGCGTCGATGGCGTCATCGTTGCGAGCGCCTTCGGCAGCACGGAGCATTTCGAGGCCCTGCACGAAGCCCATATCCCGATCGTCGCCATCGATCGCGAGCTTCCCGGAATAGCTGGTGATGCCGTTATGGCCGACCATGAGGAAGGCGGGCGGATGATGGCCCGCCACCTGATCGAGCTCGGACATCGAAAAATCGGCATTGTCGGCGCCCCTGCCCACAGCCAGCCGGTCCAGCTTCGGCTTCGCGGCATCAAAGAGGAGATGGCCGAGCGCGGCATCGCACCCCCTGCCATCTTCATGGCAGAGGAACATAGTTTTGCCGCCACCTATCCGCTCGCAAAGCAATTGGTCGCCTCCCGGCCTGAGATGACAGGTATCATCGGGACGACCGACATATCGGCGATTGCTACGATCCATGCCGTTCAGGATCACGGCTTTTCCGTGCCTCGCGACTATTCGGTGATCGGTTTCGACGATCTACCGGAGGCAGCCTATGTCTTTCCGCGGCTGACGACCATCGCCCAACCGATCCGCGGCGTCGGCGAGCAGGCGGTCCGGCAACTGGAGGCCCTGATCGATGAAGATCAGGTCGATGGCGAGCGGCGAATGAACACCTTCATCAAAGTGCCTGTCACCCTGATCCGGCGCGACTCCACTGGCCCCGTTCGCACCTAA
- the kdpF gene encoding K(+)-transporting ATPase subunit F — protein MLLDYILGGGVTIFLTVYLVYALIRPERF, from the coding sequence ATGCTTCTCGATTACATTCTCGGTGGCGGCGTGACGATCTTTCTCACCGTCTACCTGGTCTATGCTCTCATTCGCCCCGAGCGCTTCTGA